The stretch of DNA GGTCGGCGTCACCACCGAGGGCGCCCCGGTCACCGCCACCCTGCGCACCGCGCACGGCAGGACGGCCCTGCTCGCCGTGGCCACCGATGCCGCCGCCCTGCCCACCGGCGGTCCGGCCAAGGCCACCTTCACCCTGCCGGGCGGCTACACCGGCACCCTGCGCACCGAGGACGGCCGCGAACTCCGCGCGAAGAACGGCAAGTTCACCGACACGTTCACCGCGTACCAGCCGCACGTCTACACCCTCGACGCCCGACTCGGCTGACCATCACCAAGGCCCGAGGTCCGGAGCCCCGCAAGGCCCCGGACCTCCTGGACGGACCGGCTCAGCGAGCCGAGTGCCGGACCAGCCGCCACACCGCCCGCGGACCCTGCAGCAGGTAGCGCCGGGCGAGCCGGCGCGGCTCCTGGATCAGTCGGTAGCACCACTCCAACCCGTGGTCGCGCCACCAGTCCGGGGCCCGGTCCACGATGCCGGCCAGGAAGTCGGCCGCCGCGCCGACGGCCAGGCCGACCCGGATGCCGCTCGCACCCGCGTACTCGGCCAGCCAGGCCTCCTGCCGCGGCTTGCCGAGACCGACCACCAGCAGGTCGACGCCGGCGGCCCGGACCTTCTCGGCGAGGGCCGAGGCCCCGGCCGGGGAGGAGAGTTCGGCGCGGTCGGGGGCCCAGTAGGCGACCACGGAGAGGGTGGGCCAGCGGCGCTCGATCTCGGGCGCGAGCAGGCGGTGGGTGCTCTCCAGGCCGCCGAGGAAGGCCACCCTGGCCCCGGTCTCGGCCGCCACCGTGAGCAGGTCGGGCAGCAGGTCGGCGCCGGTGAGGCGCTCCCACTCCCGCCCGGTGAGCCCGTTGGCCCGCACCACCAGCGGCATGCCGTCGAGCAGCAGCAGCCAGTCCGCGTCCCGCTCGGCCCGCTCGATCACCCCGGCGTGGGCCCCGCCCCGCCCGAAGTGGTGCAGGTGGTCGACGTTGGTCGAGGCCACCACCAACGGCCGCGCACCCCCGGGCCCCGGCCCCGAACCGGCCGCCCCGACCTCACCCCCGGGCCCCGGCCCTTCACCGACCGCCCCGACCTCACTCCCGGGCCCCGGCCCTTCACCGACCGCCCCGCCCCCGGTCAGCGCCGGCGGCTCGTCGCCGGCCAGGCGGCTGCGGACCAGCCCGGTCACCCCCGCCAGGTCCCAGCAGTCCGCCGGGGTGCCGCCCAGGGTGAGCCGCTGCGGTCCCTCGGTCACCTCTGCTGCCCTCATGTCACCACTCCTCGCGCCGCGCCGATGCCCGGCGGCGCCGTCTCGGGCCCAGCCTCCGGCCGGATCCGGCGGCGGCGGGCGTACTCCTCCACCCAGAGCGCGGCGGCGACGCCGACGACGGTGGCGAGCGCCGCCACGCCGAACAGGCCCCGGCTCTTGACCCCTTGGACCGGCAGCGCCGTCGCGGGGACCAGCTCGTCGCTGGTGATGTACCTGTCCTTGGGCACCGGCACCGCGAGTCCGTCCTGAAGGGCCTTCAGGTGCTGGTCGAAGTGCTCGATGACGATGCCGACCTCGCGGTCGGTCTCCTTGGGGTCGGTGCCCCGCACGCTCACCTCGACGGTGGGCACCACGTACGCCTCCGTCTTGGTGGTGCCGGTGTTGCGCGGCGCCAGGTCGTAGGCCCCGCTCACCCCGGCCCGGCGAAGTTCGGCCAAGCCGGACTGGCTCTTGAGCATGGTGACCACGGCCGCGCCGATGATCGCCAGGGAGGGCCGGAAGTCGGTCAGGCCGTTCGGATCCTGCTTCGTCTCCGGGGGTTTGATCCGGATCACGGCCGTCGACCTGTAGACCACCCCCGGCTTGACCACCACCAGGGCTCCGGCGAGCGCCAGCACGGCGACCACCACCAACACCAACCAGCGCCGGATCAGCGCGCGCACCACGTCACGGAAAGACACCGTCACCCCCACCCGGCGGCCATGCTCTCACCCCGGCCGACGGGCCGAGGGCGTTTCGGACCAGTTGGCCCCGACCTCGCTGCGCGGGTACCGATCGGTGACAGTTCGGAGTTTGTTCTCCACCACTGCTCCGTTCCAACTACTCTCTTGCTGGGGTCGCTTGGCTCGGAGGGTCAGTCCTGGTGGGGGCTGCTGTGGCATGGGGTCGGGGGCGGCTCCAGGGGGAGATGCGTTGGACATGCGGGAACTCCTGCGGGTGATCCGCAGGCGTTGGTACGTCACGGTGCCGATCGTGGTGATCACGGTCTGCCTGTCGGCGGTGGCCAACGCGGTACTGCCGACGAGTTACCAGTCGGAGTGTTCGATCTCACTGCTCAACGCGCCGAGCGTGTCGGCACTGCCGCCGAACAACGGGAATCCGTTCCTGAGTTTCAGTCAGGCGCTTACCGTGGCCGCCGACTTCCTCGGACGGCGGCTGGCCTCGGACGAATCGGCGGAGGCGCTCAAGAAGCGCGGCCTGACCGGGACCTACGCGGTCAAGCTGGCCGACAACGCGATGGGCCCGTTCCTCACGCTCACCGTGACGGGGAACGACCCGGCGCAGGTCAAGAAGTCGATCGACCTGCTGAACACCTTCACCGCCGAGCAGTTGAAGGCGATGCAGGCCGAGCAGCAGGCCCCGGCGGGCTCGCAGATCGCCTCCACGGTGATCATCCCGCCGCAGGCGCCGCAGGCGCAGACCAAGAGCAAGCTGCAGTACGTGGCGATGATCGGCATCGCCGGGCTCGCCGTGGCCTTCCTGGCGGCCTTCGTCACCGAGAACGTCTTCGGTCGCCGCCGGGCCAAGCTCGGGCGTCGCGGCCAGGCCGCGGCGGAGGAGGAGCAGTTGCCGCAGCCCCCCGTCCCCGCGAGCCGGTAGCCGGGGATGGCCGCGCACGCCACCACCACCCGCGCCGGCGCACCAGCAGCCGCCCCCGACGGCTCCGCCGATCCGGCGAGCCGGTCGGGCGGCGGCCGGAGGGGGAGCCAAGTCGCCAAGAAGAAGGCCAAGTTCGACGCCGTCACGGTGCTGACCTGCTACGTCTTCTTCGCGATGTTCATCCCGTCCAACCTCACCCTGCCCGGCATGGGCGGGGTCGGCACGCCGGCGAACGTGGTCGCCCTGCTCGGCCTGATGTGGTTCCTGGCGGCCTGGCTCGCCGAGAAGCTCGTGCCGGCCCCGGGCACCCGGGCACCCCGGATCGCCATGGTGATCTTCGCGACCTCGGTGCTGCTCGGCTACATCGCCTGCGCCGGCCGCCCCGCCATCACCAAGGAGATGCAGGGCGCCGACCGGGGGTTGATCGCCTTACTCGCCTGGACCAGCCTGGTGGCCGTCTCCTCGGCGGGCATCCCCAGCCGCGAGCGCCTGTACGCGCTGCTGCGCCGCACCGTGGTGATGGCGAGCATCGTCGCGGCGCTCGGCTGGTACGACTTCCTGACCCACAGCAACATCGCCAACTCGCTGCACATCCCCGGCCTCCAGTCGGCCAGCGCCGGCATCGACGCGATGACCAGGGGGGCCTTCACCCGGCCGCGCGGCACCACCGCGCACCCGCTGGAGTTCAGCGGGATGCTGTCGATGATGCTGCCCTTCGCCGTCCAACAGGCCTTCGACCCGGCCCGGTTCGACCGCGGCAGGCTGCGCCGCTGGCTGCCGGTGCTACTGATCGGCGGCGCGCTGCCGCTCTCCGTCTCGCGGACCGGCATCATCGGCGTGGTGGTCGCGCTCGGCACCATGCTGCCAGCCTGGCAGCCCAGGCGGCGCGGCTACGTGCTCGGGGCGGTCGGCTTCGGCGTGGTGGGCCTGGGCGCGGCGGTGCCGGGCCTGCTCTCCACGCTGACCGGGCTGTTCAGCTCCTTCTTCGCCAACTCCGACAGCTCGACCCAGGCCAGGGCCGGCGACTACGCCAAGATCTGGGAGTACATGCAGAGTTCACCGTGGTTCGGCCACGGGATGGGCACCTTCCTGCCCGAGCTCTACTTCTTCACCGACAACATGTACCTGAACGTCGCCGCCGAGTTGGGCGTGTACGGCGTCCTCGTGCTGGTGCTGATCTTCGTGGCCGGCATCCACAACGGCGGCGCCGCCCGGCGGCTCGCGCCGGACCAGCCGACCCGCGAGCTCGCGCAGTGCTTCGTCGCGGCGGCCACCGTCGCGCTGATCACCAGCGCCACCTTCGACTCCCTGGGGTTCCCGATGTTCGCCGGTATCTACTTCCTCCTGCTCGGGTGCGGGGGCAGCCTGCTCGGCTTCCTGCGGAGCAACTCACCTGCGGGGGCGGGCCGGTGAGCCTCGGCGCCAAGGTCCGCTCCGGCGCCCGGTTGAGCCTGCTCAACACCGTGGTGATCCGGATCGGCAACTTCGCCGCGGGCGTGGTGCTCGCCCGCACCCTGCTCGGCCCGCGCGAGTGGGGCCTGTACGCCACCGGCATGGTGGCCCTGGGCGTGCTGCTCTCGGCCAACGAGATGGGCGTCAGCCTGGCGATCGTCCGCTGGGACCGGGACGTGCGCGAGTTCGCGCCCACGGTGATGACCCTCTCGGTGCTCTCCAGCAGCATCCTCTACGCCGCGCTCTACGCGGCGGCCCCGACCACCGCCCGCCTGCTCGGCTCGCCGGACGCCACCGGGATGCTCCGGGTGCTCTGCGTCTCGGTGGTGATCGACGGCCTGGCCTGCGTGCCGAACCAGATCATCGCCAGGGAGTTCCGCCAAGGCGCCCGGATGGTGCTCGACCTGCTCAACTTCCTGGTCACCACCGGCACCACGCTCGCCCTGGCCTACTCGGGCGCGGGCGCGATGAGCTTCGCCTGGGGCGCCCTGGTCGGCAACCTGTGCGCACTGGCCGGCTGTGCCGTGGTGGTGCCGGGCGCGCTGCGCCCGGGCTGGTCGACCGCGGAGGCCAAGGCGCTGGTCACGTTCGGCCTGCCGCTGGCCGGGGCCAGCCTGCTGGTGCTGGCCATGCTCAACGTGGACTCGGTGGTCACCGGCGCCCTGCTCGGCCCGATCGCGCTCGGCTTCTACCAGCTGGCCTTCAACGTCTCCAGCTGGCCGGTCCGTTCGATCTCCGAGGCGGCCCGCCGGATCTCCTTCGCCGGCTTCTCCCGGGTGGCCGGCTCCCCCGCCGCGCTGGCCGACGCCTTCGGCCGGGGCCTGGGCCTGCTGATGGCCGCGGCGGTACCGCCCTGCGTGCTGCTCGCCACCCTGGCCGCGCCCGCCCTGGACACCATCTACGGCCCGCGCTGGGCCGCCGCCGCCGGGGTGCTGCGCTTCCTCGCGCTGCTGGGACTGCTGCGGATCGCCTACGAGTTGGCCTACGACTGCCTGGCCGCGGCGGGCCGCCGCAGCTCGCTGATCGGAGTGCAGGGCGTCTGGCTGATCGCACTCGTCCCGGTGCTGCTCTACGGCGCCCACCTGCGCGGCATCGCGGGGGTCGGGGCCGGCCACGTGCTGGTCGCGGCCCTGGTCGCCGGGCCGGCCTTCCTCTGGGGTCTGCGCCGCGAGGGCATCGGCCCGGCGGTGGTGGCCCGGGCCTGCCTGCGGCCGTTCATCGGGGGGCTGGTGATGGCCGCGCTGTCGATCGCGGTCTACCGCTGGACCGGCGAGACCCGCTGGGGCATGTTCGTGGCGGGCGCCGTGGCGCTGGCCGGCTACCTGCCGATCGTGCTGCCGATGCGGCGGCTGCTGCGGGCCGAGACGCCCGCCGAACCCGAACTGACCATCCAGCAACCGGCGATGGCCGGGGACGGAGAGCGGTGAACGCGCTGCGGCACGGCAAGCGGCTCCTGCGGGAGACCGTCGGCTTCCTGCGCCTGATGGAGGCGCGCAACAAGGTGGTGCTCGGCCGCACCGCGCTCGCCCTGCGCAGGCAGGAGGACGCGGAGGTGGCCCGCCTCAAGGCCGAACTGGGCGCCCTGCCCCAGGTGTTGGTCACCACCGTGATCCCGACCTACCGCCGGCCGGAGGGCCTGCGCCGGGCGGTGGCCTCGGCGCTGGCGCAGACGGTCAAGGACCAGCTGGTGATCGTGGTGGACGACGGCGCGGGCCTGCCCGAACTCCCGTTGGACCACCGCCTGGTGGCCGTCAGCCTGAGCCGCAACTGCGCGGTGGCCGGGGTGGTGCGCAACGTCGGCATCCGGCTGACCGACTCGCGGTACGTGGCCTTCCTGGACGACGACAACGAGTGGGAGCCCGACCACCTGGAGCAGGCGCTGGCCGCGCTGCAGGCCCCCGGCGGGCCGGACGCGGTCTACACCGCACTGCGCCGCACCCACCCCGACGGCACCGAACTCGACGTGCTCTCGGTACCCTTCGACCGGCACCACGCGGCCGAGGAGGGTTTCCTGGACACCAACGCGGTGGTCGCGCGGCGCACCAAGGCCCTGCACTTCAGCCGGCTGCGCCGCACTCCCGAGGTCGTCCCCCGTGAGGACTGGGAGCTGGTCTTCCGGTACAGCCGCCACCACCGGGTGGCGCACCTGCCCGTCCCGACCGTCCGCTACCTCGTCAACCCCGAGAGCTACTGGAGCAACTGGTCCTGAACCAGCGTCACTTCGGCTCGCAGACCATGAATACGAAGTCGTGGCCGAGCGAGTCGAGCACGGCGTCCTCGGCCGCGAAGCAGCGCTGCACCAGCGCCTCCGTCTCGGCCGAGCCGTCGCGGAAGTGCTGGGCGATGCCGGAGAGCGCCACGTGCAGCACGGTGCCGCCGTACGGGCGCTCCTCGAGCACGGTGTAGCGCTCGCGCAGCGCGGGCAGCAGCCGGCCGGCGTCCACCGCCTCCGAGGGGTCGTCCAGCCGCATCGAGAGCAGGCTGGGCCGCACGGCCCGCCGCTTGATCCGGCCGTCCACCAACCGGCGCCGTTCCTCGGGGAGTTGGGAGAGCAACGCGTCCACGGCGCGCAGCTGCCCGTCGGTCCACTGGAACTTGGTGGGGCCGACGAACTCGTCCACCAGCAGCAGCCCGCCCGGCTTCAGCAGCCCGGCGATCCTCCCCATGGTCTCGTCCAGCCGGTCGAAGTGGTGCAGCGACTGGAGGCCGAGCACCACGTCGTAGGTCTCCCCCGCCTCCAGCAGCTCGGCCACGTCGGCGGTGCGGAACTCCAGCACCCCGTCCAGGCCGAGCTCGCGGGCCTGGCCGGTGGCGTAGTCGATCCGGTCCGGGGAGATGTCGATGCCGGTGATCCGCTCGAAGGCGCCGGTGCGGGCCCAGATCACCTCGTTGCCGCCGGTGCCGCAGCCGAGCGAGAGGGCACGCAACCTGCCGCGCCCGGCCAGCCACTTGTCGGCCACGTGCTGCGGGAAGCCCACCGCCGGGTCACCACTGGCGAAGGTGTTCCAGCGGCGCACCACCTGCGGCACGGCCCACCACTCCTGGAGCGAGGGATCGACGGCGGACCAGTGCTCGACCACGCGCTCGGTGCCGCGCACCCGCACCTTGGAGACCAGCTTGTCCAGCTGTCCGCGCCGCAGCTTGCGGCCGACCCGGGCGGCGTCGTGCCGGTTGACCAGATTGTTGAACACACCAAACTCCCTTGCAGCCAACGCCCTTGAGATGATCAGATACCGCGCAGCCGCCAGGACCGCCACCAGAGCCGCTCGCGCACCTTGGAGACCACGGCGGTGAGCACCAGCGGCTGCAGGTACGGCATCGCCTTGGCGCCGATCGCGCGGCGCAGCAGCAGGCCCTTGTACTCGGGCAGGGCGCGGTAGTTCGGCCAGCACTCGGCGGCGAAGGCGATCAGGTCGGCCTCCGGCACCACGTCGGTGCGGCCGCGGTCGTAGGCGCGCACGGCGCGGCGCAGCGCGATCCGGGCCAGCTTGCGGTTGACGGTGTCGGCCAGCTTGGCCCGGTTCTGCAGGTGCTCGGCGCAGCCGCTGAGCACGGCGTCGTAGGCCACCTTGTTCTGCCGCAGGTCGTCCATCTGGCCGCCGAACTCGGTGGCCGACATGTTGTTGCCGTGCTTGCGGTAGTACGCCTGGTCGACGCCCCGGAGGTAGCCCACGTCGGCCCGGGAGGCCAGCCGCATCCACATCTCCACGTCGCCGGCGTGCGGGAGTTCCGGGTCGTAGCCGCCGACCTCGCGCTGGAGCGCGGTGCGCACCACCACCTCGGGGGAGGTGATGCAGCCGTGCGCCTCCTTGAACCGCCGGGCCAGCCACCACTGGCCGGGGAAGACGGTGGTGCCGCGCAGCTCGGTGCGGGCGGGCGGCAGCGGGCTGCCGTGCTGGAAGTGGATCGGGTGGCCGTAGGCGAAGCCGACCTCGGGGTGCGCGTCGAGCAGGGCCACGGCCCGGGTGAGCGCGCCGGGGGTGAGCCGGTCGTCGGCCGAGAGCAGCACGGTGTAGTCGCCGTCGGCCCACTCCAGCAGGCCCTCGTTGTAGGTGGCGATGTGCCCCTTGTTGACGGCGTGCACCCGCACCTCGATCCGCGGGTCCTTGGCGGCCAGCGCCAGGGCGGCCTCGGCGGAGTCGTCGGGTGAGCAGTCGTCGATGATCAACACCCTGACGTCCAGACCCGGTTGCTCGTCGAGCACGCTGCTGACGCAGTCGGCGAGATAGTGGCCGTACTTGTAGCACGGGATCACCACGCTGACGGAGCTCACGTTCGAAGGTCCTCTCTCAAAGGGGAGTTGTGGTGCGGCGGGCCCGGGAGCGCGGTGGCTCCCGGGCCCGGTCGGGTCAGCTGATCGGTCCGCTGCCCGGTCGGGTCAGCTGGTCGGTTCGCTGCCCGGTGTCGCGGTGGTCGGGCCGTTGGCCACGCCCAGCAGGCCCCCCAGCAGCTTCTCGAGCGGAGTCAAGAGGCTGTCCAGGAGCGGGAGCTGTAACGAGGTCACGGGCGCGCCCGCCGGGCGGACGTTGGTGAAGACCGGGTCCACCCAGTAGTTGGTCGAGTTGAAGGTGCTGGTCGGGAAGCCGGTGGCACCGTACTTGTAGATGCCGTTGGCGCTGCCCGTGGCGTCCGGGGTGGCCCGCAGCGGGTAGTTGGAGTAGCCGTTGGCGAAGTACCCGTTGCTGCCGGAGTAGTGGCCCTTGGGTGCGAAGTACGAGACCACGTAGTTCGTGCCGGCCGTGACGGCGACCGGGGTGGTGAAGGTCAACTGCTGCCAGCCGGAGGCCGTCTCGCCGGAGAACGAGCCGGTGGCGAGCTGGGTGCCGGTGTTGGACCAGAGCGTACCGGTGTGGGTGCCGGTGTTGGCCACCGACTTGTAGAACCGGACGCCGGTGATCCAGCCGTTGATCGACGGGGTGAAGCGGGTGCCGAGCTCGACGGCGGTGGCGTCACCGGAGTCGAGCGAGGCGGGTGCGGTGGCGGAGTTCCACAGCGTGCAGGGGCAGGTGACGGTGGGCGGGGTGGGGCTGGTGGTGAAGCTCCAGGTCTTCGGCGCCGCCATGGTGTTGCCCCACGGGTCGTTGGCGCTGACCGTGGCGGTGTAGGTGGTGCCGAGCGCCAGCTGCCCGTTGGGGCGCAGCGTGGCGGTGGCGGTGGCGGTGTCGTAGCTCACGGCGGCGGAGACCGCGCCGCCGCCACCGGTGAGGGTGAAGTTGAGCGTCTTGGAGTCGATGGTGTGGTTGAAGGTGGCCGTCGGGCTGGCCGTGATGGCCACCCCGGTGCTGCCGGCCACCGGGGTGACGGCGGTGACGGCCGGCGGGATGGTGGTGTTGGCCGAGGTGTCGAGCACCGCGTCCACCCAGTAGTTGGAGCTGTGGTAGCTGCTGTTGGGGAAGCCGCCGCCGGTGTTGTACCGGTAGAGGGCGTTGTCCCCGTCGGCCCCCGCCATCAACGCCTTGATCGGGTCGATCCCGGCGCCCTGCCCGGTGAAGTAGCCGTCGTCGTACGAGTAGTGGCCGTTCGGGGCGTAGTAGGAGG from Kitasatospora sp. MMS16-BH015 encodes:
- a CDS encoding WecB/TagA/CpsF family glycosyltransferase, translating into MRAAEVTEGPQRLTLGGTPADCWDLAGVTGLVRSRLAGDEPPALTGGGAVGEGPGPGSEVGAVGEGPGPGGEVGAAGSGPGPGGARPLVVASTNVDHLHHFGRGGAHAGVIERAERDADWLLLLDGMPLVVRANGLTGREWERLTGADLLPDLLTVAAETGARVAFLGGLESTHRLLAPEIERRWPTLSVVAYWAPDRAELSSPAGASALAEKVRAAGVDLLVVGLGKPRQEAWLAEYAGASGIRVGLAVGAAADFLAGIVDRAPDWWRDHGLEWCYRLIQEPRRLARRYLLQGPRAVWRLVRHSAR
- a CDS encoding chain length determinant protein, coding for MRELLRVIRRRWYVTVPIVVITVCLSAVANAVLPTSYQSECSISLLNAPSVSALPPNNGNPFLSFSQALTVAADFLGRRLASDESAEALKKRGLTGTYAVKLADNAMGPFLTLTVTGNDPAQVKKSIDLLNTFTAEQLKAMQAEQQAPAGSQIASTVIIPPQAPQAQTKSKLQYVAMIGIAGLAVAFLAAFVTENVFGRRRAKLGRRGQAAAEEEQLPQPPVPASR
- a CDS encoding O-antigen ligase; protein product: MAAHATTTRAGAPAAAPDGSADPASRSGGGRRGSQVAKKKAKFDAVTVLTCYVFFAMFIPSNLTLPGMGGVGTPANVVALLGLMWFLAAWLAEKLVPAPGTRAPRIAMVIFATSVLLGYIACAGRPAITKEMQGADRGLIALLAWTSLVAVSSAGIPSRERLYALLRRTVVMASIVAALGWYDFLTHSNIANSLHIPGLQSASAGIDAMTRGAFTRPRGTTAHPLEFSGMLSMMLPFAVQQAFDPARFDRGRLRRWLPVLLIGGALPLSVSRTGIIGVVVALGTMLPAWQPRRRGYVLGAVGFGVVGLGAAVPGLLSTLTGLFSSFFANSDSSTQARAGDYAKIWEYMQSSPWFGHGMGTFLPELYFFTDNMYLNVAAELGVYGVLVLVLIFVAGIHNGGAARRLAPDQPTRELAQCFVAAATVALITSATFDSLGFPMFAGIYFLLLGCGGSLLGFLRSNSPAGAGR
- a CDS encoding oligosaccharide flippase family protein; the encoded protein is MSLGAKVRSGARLSLLNTVVIRIGNFAAGVVLARTLLGPREWGLYATGMVALGVLLSANEMGVSLAIVRWDRDVREFAPTVMTLSVLSSSILYAALYAAAPTTARLLGSPDATGMLRVLCVSVVIDGLACVPNQIIAREFRQGARMVLDLLNFLVTTGTTLALAYSGAGAMSFAWGALVGNLCALAGCAVVVPGALRPGWSTAEAKALVTFGLPLAGASLLVLAMLNVDSVVTGALLGPIALGFYQLAFNVSSWPVRSISEAARRISFAGFSRVAGSPAALADAFGRGLGLLMAAAVPPCVLLATLAAPALDTIYGPRWAAAAGVLRFLALLGLLRIAYELAYDCLAAAGRRSSLIGVQGVWLIALVPVLLYGAHLRGIAGVGAGHVLVAALVAGPAFLWGLRREGIGPAVVARACLRPFIGGLVMAALSIAVYRWTGETRWGMFVAGAVALAGYLPIVLPMRRLLRAETPAEPELTIQQPAMAGDGER
- a CDS encoding glycosyltransferase family A protein; this encodes MNALRHGKRLLRETVGFLRLMEARNKVVLGRTALALRRQEDAEVARLKAELGALPQVLVTTVIPTYRRPEGLRRAVASALAQTVKDQLVIVVDDGAGLPELPLDHRLVAVSLSRNCAVAGVVRNVGIRLTDSRYVAFLDDDNEWEPDHLEQALAALQAPGGPDAVYTALRRTHPDGTELDVLSVPFDRHHAAEEGFLDTNAVVARRTKALHFSRLRRTPEVVPREDWELVFRYSRHHRVAHLPVPTVRYLVNPESYWSNWS
- a CDS encoding cyclopropane-fatty-acyl-phospholipid synthase family protein; the encoded protein is MFNNLVNRHDAARVGRKLRRGQLDKLVSKVRVRGTERVVEHWSAVDPSLQEWWAVPQVVRRWNTFASGDPAVGFPQHVADKWLAGRGRLRALSLGCGTGGNEVIWARTGAFERITGIDISPDRIDYATGQARELGLDGVLEFRTADVAELLEAGETYDVVLGLQSLHHFDRLDETMGRIAGLLKPGGLLLVDEFVGPTKFQWTDGQLRAVDALLSQLPEERRRLVDGRIKRRAVRPSLLSMRLDDPSEAVDAGRLLPALRERYTVLEERPYGGTVLHVALSGIAQHFRDGSAETEALVQRCFAAEDAVLDSLGHDFVFMVCEPK
- a CDS encoding glycosyltransferase family 2 protein, which encodes MSSVSVVIPCYKYGHYLADCVSSVLDEQPGLDVRVLIIDDCSPDDSAEAALALAAKDPRIEVRVHAVNKGHIATYNEGLLEWADGDYTVLLSADDRLTPGALTRAVALLDAHPEVGFAYGHPIHFQHGSPLPPARTELRGTTVFPGQWWLARRFKEAHGCITSPEVVVRTALQREVGGYDPELPHAGDVEMWMRLASRADVGYLRGVDQAYYRKHGNNMSATEFGGQMDDLRQNKVAYDAVLSGCAEHLQNRAKLADTVNRKLARIALRRAVRAYDRGRTDVVPEADLIAFAAECWPNYRALPEYKGLLLRRAIGAKAMPYLQPLVLTAVVSKVRERLWWRSWRLRGI